Part of the Bacteroidota bacterium genome, TGAGATAGCAAAGGCAACAAATTTGCTTTTGAAGTTTGGTGGATTAAGACAAGAAAATATGAACAAAGAAAAAAATCCCTTTAAGAAAGAAAGTTATCCTAAATTTATCTTGCCATTTAAAAAAAAAAGCAATAGAAATTGGTTTAAATCTTTTTGACACAACGCCAATAAAAAAAGCAATAATTGAACTTGAAAGAGAATAACATACCGCTAACAATGTATAAATTAATAAGCGTGACGGTCGTAGTATTAATGTTTGTAGCTAGTTTGAACTTTATTGTAAATAGAAAAATTACTACTTCGAGATCGCTTACTTTTCATATATTTAACGTCAGACTGTCTAAAAACTATCCACAAATTGTAGATAAAAATAATTTGCCACCAAAGGAATAATTTCTATTTTTATAAATGAAATTTATACAAGGAAAAGACAGAAGACAGGCATATATTTTTCCAACATCACTGAAAGAAGCAATTCGAAAAACGTAACCTAAAAAAAGCAAATAATTTTTGAGCAAAGCAGAAATGTTCTTATATTTGACAAAAATTTAATCGGTGGTTAGGGTTATTAGACAGACTGCCGTTGTGGGGCATGCAAAAAAATCTAATGTAATTGACTGTTTTGATAAAAATAATGTAACTTTGAATAAAAATTAAAAAATGGAACAGGAGACAATAAAACTTGAACTAATTGAATGGCTAACAAAGCTCAATGATTTAGAAACACTTAATTATTTAAAGGTTGTTAAAGAATCAAGATTTGTGAATCATGATTGGTGGAATGATTTAACAGAACAACAAACTCAAGGAATTCAAAGAGGCCTTAAAGATATTGATGAAGGAAGAATAGTTTCACACAAAGATGTAAAGAGAAAGTATGGACTATAAAATCTTTTGGACTGAAGAGGCGATTCAGAATCTCGATGAGATAATTGATTATTTAGCAACTAAATGGACACAAAGAGAAGTTGACAACTTTAAAGAAAAGCTGTCAAAGCAAATTGACCTTATCAAAAAATATCCTCGAATGTTTCCGGCATCGACATTTCAACCAAGACTTAGGAAAGCCGTTTTAAGCAAACAAACCTCCATTTTTTATGAAATAGGTGACCATGTGATTTATTTGGCATACATATTTGTAAATTACAAGAATACAGAAAGACTGAAATAAAGCACGACCCCACAACAGCAAATAATATCCCATAGCCGGTTAGCAGTCATTAAGGAAAATGAGAAGAAATATTAACACACAAGTAATCAACTAAAAACCTGAATACCAACGGCTACGGGGCATATTTGCACACGTCAGACTGTCTAAAAACTATCCACAAATTGTAGATAAAAATAATTTGCCACCAAAGGAATAATTTCTATTTTTATAAATGAAATTTATACAAGGAAAAGACAGAAGACAGGCATATATTTTTCCAACATCACTGGAAGAAGCAATTCGAAAAACGCAAACTATTAAAAGCAAATTATTTTTGAGCAAAGCAGAAATGTCCTTATATTTGACAAAAATTTAATTGGTGGTTAGGGTTATTAGACAGACTGACGTTAAGTGTAATTAGAAAATAAACCAACAGCAGTTTTAGACTTTTTAACATTGAAATTTAATACAATTTTGAAACAGAATTGAAAATATTGTATATTTGTATTTAAATTAAAAGTTTGAAAGAGTGAACAATAAAACAATAAATACGCACGATAGATTTTTTAAAAGTCTGTTTTCTAATAAAAACGGAGTTAAAGAATTTGTGTCAAAAACAATAAATCCAAATATTGTTGAAAAATTGGATTTAAACACTCTGAAAATAGATAATACAGAATATCTTGATAATCGTTTGAATTCAAGTTTTTCGGACTTGGTTTATAATTGTAAATATGGGAAGACAAATATAAAAATATCATTATTGTTTGAACATAAAAGCCAGCCTGAAAAATTTCCACATTTTCAACTACTAGGTTATATGTTACGAATATGGGAATTACAGATTAAGCAAAATAAAGAATTAACAGCAGTTATTCCAATAATATTTTATCACGGAAAGAAAACATGGGACAATAAGAGTTTTGAAAAATACTTTGGTAAACTTGATACCGAAATTCAAAAATTCATACCAAAGTTTGATTACGAATTAATTGATACATCAACATATTCAGACAGTGAACTGAAAGAACATTTTGAAAGTGTTGAATTACAAGTAGGACTTTTAATAATGAAGAATATTTTTGACGAGCAAAAAATGCTTGAAAAAATAGGATTGTTATCAAAACAAATAAATGAATTATTACAAACAGAAGAGGGAAAACATTTTTTTGATAGTATTTCAGTGTATATGCTAAATGCAACAAAAATAACCTCTGATAAATATAGAGAAATTATGGAAATTATATCGGCACAAGCAGAACAACAATTTGTTTCGACTGCTCAGAAATTACGTTTTGAAGGAATTGAAGAAGGAATTGAAAAAGGAATTAAAAAAGACAAAAAAGAAATAGCGATAAAAATGATTAGTAAAGGCTATTCTAATAAGACGATTATAGAATTGACTGATTTGAAAGAAAATGAAGTTGAAAACATAAGGAAAGAGTATATAAATCAGAATAAATAAAAGCACTTAACAGAATGTATAGTTCATAGCGGTATGGTAGTAAAATTAAACACTATAGCAGTTGTTCAGCCTCGCCAAATCTGCCGATTTGATTACTCTTTTTATGGTGGCAAATTTGGCTCATTGCGTAATTTGAATTACCTTGCATTAAAGTCCGCTACGCAACTATATATCAGTCGTTGGTGGCAATTAAACAAAAAAGTTAAGTTCGGGCTGAAAACCCACAATATACATTTCAATCGGGAGTAAGTCGAAAATCCCATTATTTAAAGAGTAGACAAATTTAAAATGTATAAAAAATGAAAACAAATGTAATTTTCGTAACAATGTTGTGTATTTCTCTCCTCTCCTGTAATAAAGAAGATGTAGAACCTAACAACAATAATAATAATAATAATAACGCAACAGCAGCACTGGCATTTGCTGATTTAACTTTTAACACTACAAATGCGTATTTCTCTACCAATGGAAGCATGACTTCACCTGTAGATTCAAATCAAGCCAAAACAATTACTGATATAATTGATATTACTTTTATATTTAATTACGATTATACAAAACCTGGTTTTTTTGACCCTGTAGCTCGCTCCCAAGAATGGTATTGGGATGATTATTATAGTCCTTGGTTAAGTAATGCTGTTGAAACGAGGTATTATACAACTAACCTAACCAAGGCAAAATTTGATGACGCTACAGCGGATCAAAGTAAAATTGGAGCTTATTTTGCTGATACTTCCTCCATTGTTTTAGCACCACATGGATTATTTCCAACTGGTAGTTGTATAGGTGGTAGACATACATATAGTCCGTCATCTGCCACCCTTAGCCAAGGTCAAGTATTTGGGTTTAAAAATACTTCTTCTGGCAAACGAGGACTTCTCTATATTAGAACTGATCAATATTCTGGTTGGCCAATACCCATTTCAAGTTTTGACACCAAAGTGGACTTGATTAGAGAGAACTAACTGCCACCAACAAAGTATAAATAAACATAGGGCTGATAAGGGTTTCAGAATGTTTAGTGCTCTCAACTAACTTCTTACTCGGTTGACAGGAAAGTACTGTGAGAGCCCTACGTTTTTTATACACGGTCGTCAGACTGTCTAAAAACTATTAAAAGCAAATTAATTTTGAGCAAAGCAGAAATAGCTTTATATTTGACAAAAATTTAATCGGTGGTTAGGGTTATTAGACAGACTGCCGTTGGGCAAAAATTAATTTGGTACTGCAACAAATTTGATTTATTTTCGTACAATTAAAAATAATATTATCAAATGATAAGAGAAGACGAAGCACGAACAACTACGGAGCATTATGATGAACTCATACGTATTTTGGGTAAAAAGTATATAAAGTCAAATATTGAGAGCCCATTTGATTTTATTACAATAGCCTCAAAGGGTCTAAATGCTAATACTATTTTAAATTTTAGAAATCATTTTGCAATTCCTCGTGGATTTACAGCTAAATTGTTAAATGTTTCAGAACCTACCGTTTACAGATGGGTTAAGGCAAATAAAAAACTGGAAAGAAATTATTCAGTGCAACTTTTTGAATTAGCTGATTTATTTCTTTTTGGGAGTGAAGTATTTGAGGATAAGGAAAACTTTTTCAAATGGCTGAATTTCCAAAATACTGCATTAGGAGGTTTAGAACCAAAAGAATTATTGGAAGTTCCTGGAGGGATTTCTAAGGTTCGTGATTTATTAGGAAGAATAGAATACGGTGTATATAGTTAGTTATGATTGTCTATCGTATAACCAAAAGCAAAAGGGCTTCTGATATAAGTGGAATAGGAGCATCTCTTTATCCAGGAAGATGGAATAAAAGAGGGACTCCGGTTTTATATACT contains:
- a CDS encoding type II toxin-antitoxin system RelE/ParE family toxin, with amino-acid sequence MDYKIFWTEEAIQNLDEIIDYLATKWTQREVDNFKEKLSKQIDLIKKYPRMFPASTFQPRLRKAVLSKQTSIFYEIGDHVIYLAYIFVNYKNTERLK
- a CDS encoding Rpn family recombination-promoting nuclease/putative transposase: MNNKTINTHDRFFKSLFSNKNGVKEFVSKTINPNIVEKLDLNTLKIDNTEYLDNRLNSSFSDLVYNCKYGKTNIKISLLFEHKSQPEKFPHFQLLGYMLRIWELQIKQNKELTAVIPIIFYHGKKTWDNKSFEKYFGKLDTEIQKFIPKFDYELIDTSTYSDSELKEHFESVELQVGLLIMKNIFDEQKMLEKIGLLSKQINELLQTEEGKHFFDSISVYMLNATKITSDKYREIMEIISAQAEQQFVSTAQKLRFEGIEEGIEKGIKKDKKEIAIKMISKGYSNKTIIELTDLKENEVENIRKEYINQNK
- a CDS encoding antitoxin Xre/MbcA/ParS toxin-binding domain-containing protein — translated: MIREDEARTTTEHYDELIRILGKKYIKSNIESPFDFITIASKGLNANTILNFRNHFAIPRGFTAKLLNVSEPTVYRWVKANKKLERNYSVQLFELADLFLFGSEVFEDKENFFKWLNFQNTALGGLEPKELLEVPGGISKVRDLLGRIEYGVYS